A stretch of the Desulforamulus ferrireducens genome encodes the following:
- the gltX gene encoding glutamate--tRNA ligase — MSVRVRFAPSPTGPLHIGGARSALFNWLYARHHGGQFIVRIEDTDLERSSRESEENILNALRWLGIDWDEGIAVGGPNAPYRQTERLEMYRQLAKELQERGYAYECYCSEEELAAEREALMAKGELPRYLGRCRNLSAEDKAKYEAAGRRPVIRFKVPENQIITINDHVRGQVEFESNGIGDFVIMKSDNIPTYNFAVVVDDHDMAITHVIRAEEHLSNTPRQILIYDALGWTKPEFAHISLILGKDRSKMSKRHGATSIEQYEKLGYLPEALVNFLALLGWSPQGEEEILSLEEITEQFSLDRVAKNPAVFDIDKLNWLNGQYIRNYPVPKLTKLAIPYLQEAGYLTEEVTEEKLAWLEQVVAIARNYISYLQEIPQHVAIFFQDQVKVEDEDAKEVLTWEQMPVVMQTAATLFAEAEELTEDSVKAIIKAIGKQSGLKGKFIFQPLRVAITGRTHGPELHQIIPVIGKERTLARIYAAMQ; from the coding sequence TTGTCTGTCAGGGTACGGTTTGCCCCCAGTCCGACGGGGCCTTTACATATTGGAGGAGCTAGATCGGCACTTTTTAACTGGCTGTATGCCCGGCATCACGGCGGTCAGTTTATTGTAAGGATTGAAGATACTGACCTGGAGAGATCCTCCAGAGAATCGGAAGAAAATATCTTAAATGCTCTGCGTTGGCTGGGCATTGATTGGGATGAGGGTATTGCCGTAGGAGGGCCCAATGCACCCTATCGGCAAACAGAACGTTTAGAGATGTACCGTCAGTTGGCTAAAGAGCTTCAGGAACGGGGCTATGCCTATGAGTGCTACTGCAGCGAAGAAGAATTGGCAGCCGAACGGGAAGCCCTGATGGCCAAGGGGGAATTACCGCGCTACCTGGGGCGCTGCCGTAATCTTTCTGCCGAAGATAAGGCTAAGTATGAGGCGGCAGGTCGTCGACCGGTGATTCGTTTTAAGGTGCCTGAAAACCAAATTATAACCATTAATGACCATGTCAGGGGTCAGGTTGAGTTTGAAAGTAATGGCATTGGCGACTTTGTTATTATGAAGTCCGATAACATTCCTACCTATAATTTTGCCGTGGTGGTGGATGACCATGATATGGCCATCACCCATGTGATTCGGGCAGAGGAGCACTTATCCAATACCCCCCGGCAAATATTAATTTATGACGCCCTGGGCTGGACTAAGCCGGAGTTTGCCCACATCTCTTTAATTTTAGGTAAAGACCGCAGTAAGATGAGTAAGCGCCACGGCGCCACTTCCATTGAACAGTATGAAAAATTAGGGTATCTGCCAGAGGCGTTGGTCAACTTTTTAGCCCTACTGGGTTGGTCTCCCCAGGGTGAGGAAGAGATTCTCTCCCTGGAGGAAATAACTGAGCAGTTTTCTCTGGACCGCGTAGCCAAAAACCCGGCAGTATTTGATATTGATAAATTAAATTGGCTTAACGGACAATATATTCGCAATTACCCAGTGCCTAAACTGACTAAGTTAGCCATACCCTATCTACAGGAGGCTGGCTATCTGACTGAAGAAGTGACCGAGGAAAAACTGGCCTGGTTAGAGCAAGTGGTGGCCATTGCCAGAAACTATATTTCCTATCTGCAAGAAATTCCCCAGCATGTGGCTATCTTTTTCCAAGACCAGGTGAAGGTGGAGGATGAGGATGCCAAAGAGGTGCTAACCTGGGAACAAATGCCGGTGGTGATGCAAACTGCTGCAACCCTGTTTGCTGAAGCGGAGGAACTAACCGAAGACTCGGTTAAAGCCATCATCAAAGCCATTGGCAAGCAGTCCGGTTTGAAGGGTAAATTTATTTTCCAACCCCTGCGGGTGGCCATAACCGGCCGAACCCACGGGCCGGAGTTGCATCAGATAATTCCGGTTATTGGCAAAGAGCGGACTCTTGCCAGGATATACGCTGCCATGCAGTAA